A region from the Stygiolobus caldivivus genome encodes:
- a CDS encoding MMPL family transporter: MKLQILPWIIILVILSPIVLGIQNYFVYSDAPFLTPQYGSVVVKHIMIKYFNYSQEDDIYVLISGNYTQALKEVNSSMKYLNNAKLITPYEYLNQSNQTYFKMVSPIINSTYKRLLPLHSLYVNLTREKEFILNNFTVFLYELNVTYGIPAHKFYPIGSPAQKFVSVYSSLNGSTLEKARNASLEVFKDPFVLLFSFNNYSNSSLVLYTIKAFNDYSYLVRALTGVNVSNFALEDPYNYSVLQVEKEIKPMPVSLSDFHKNGKWLFIIQVPNNESLTRIEDFMKNINATVTGHLPIYAESAIATEKDLKIIDVVTVILLSILLILLVRALIPIVILILSAIIGLEIAYTMLFITTFFGYQIYYISGLVIPPIVFGITVDYSILFLYRYFEEVRKGNQNPLSRSFRTAGKALVFSGLSITLGFSSFIISPSPLLKNIGIALVIASVSSLVPALFFIRSALATIPQRLLRFPRKELPNPYDIRQKYLEAMSRSAIKWKYAILGVMLILGIFGFAVFHTHTTNVNINEIVPSTSEVVVGEQQLTNFLNYSVDYIIIKGNPNSSYSQIYNLSKFIIDNNGLVYGPASIGSTLIKNETYLTNAYYSHNYTLIEAYIPYPVFSKGAIQLTKQLIDMGYLVGGSNAQRIYIVDNTVSVYYSFVLPLTIVLITIYLGIVLGSVVVPLRLSLTLLLSSLVGIAFMFIIFTQVYWLSPLIVFAIMYSLGIDYDMFIIIRILEENGEEEERIVKAVKNTGLVVTAAGLILAGAFMSLGSADMRFLQEIGISVGLTILFDTFIVRPIFVPAIMAVLKKYNWWPRIRVVEKSIVDESKK, encoded by the coding sequence ATGAAATTGCAAATATTACCGTGGATTATTATTCTCGTTATTCTATCTCCCATTGTGCTAGGTATTCAGAACTACTTTGTTTATTCAGATGCCCCTTTCTTGACTCCTCAGTACGGGAGTGTAGTTGTAAAGCACATTATGATAAAGTACTTTAACTATTCTCAGGAGGACGATATTTACGTATTAATTTCAGGTAACTATACACAAGCGTTAAAAGAAGTAAATAGTTCAATGAAATATCTTAATAACGCTAAGCTAATAACTCCGTACGAGTACCTGAACCAAAGCAACCAGACTTACTTTAAGATGGTATCCCCGATTATTAATTCTACATATAAGAGACTACTTCCTCTTCACAGTTTGTATGTTAATTTAACTAGAGAAAAAGAATTTATTTTAAATAATTTTACCGTATTTTTATACGAGCTGAACGTCACTTACGGAATTCCGGCCCACAAGTTTTACCCTATAGGGAGCCCAGCCCAAAAATTCGTGTCAGTGTATTCTAGCTTAAACGGTAGTACTCTAGAAAAGGCAAGGAATGCCAGCCTGGAAGTCTTTAAGGATCCATTTGTATTGCTATTCTCTTTTAACAACTACTCTAACTCTAGTTTAGTATTATACACTATAAAGGCCTTTAACGATTACTCATATCTGGTCAGAGCTTTAACCGGTGTAAATGTTTCTAATTTCGCTTTAGAAGATCCATACAATTATTCGGTATTACAAGTAGAAAAAGAGATTAAGCCTATGCCCGTATCTCTTTCCGACTTTCATAAAAACGGAAAGTGGCTTTTTATAATCCAAGTCCCTAACAATGAGAGCCTAACTAGGATAGAGGACTTTATGAAAAATATAAACGCCACTGTGACCGGCCATTTACCGATCTATGCAGAGTCAGCCATAGCTACAGAAAAAGACCTGAAAATAATTGACGTAGTGACCGTGATACTTCTTTCAATCCTCTTAATTCTACTGGTCAGAGCGTTAATTCCTATCGTGATACTGATACTAAGTGCGATAATAGGTTTAGAGATAGCGTATACAATGCTTTTCATAACTACGTTCTTTGGGTACCAGATTTATTACATCTCAGGGCTGGTGATCCCTCCGATAGTATTCGGTATAACTGTAGACTACTCTATCTTATTTTTATATAGATATTTCGAGGAAGTGAGAAAAGGGAATCAAAACCCGTTATCTAGGTCTTTTAGGACAGCGGGTAAGGCGTTAGTATTTAGCGGATTGAGCATTACCCTAGGGTTCTCCTCTTTCATAATCTCACCCTCTCCCTTACTTAAAAACATAGGTATTGCCCTCGTAATAGCCTCCGTATCTTCGCTAGTCCCGGCATTATTTTTCATAAGGAGTGCGTTAGCCACTATACCCCAAAGGTTGTTACGTTTTCCGAGAAAGGAATTACCTAACCCATACGACATAAGGCAAAAGTACTTAGAGGCTATGAGCAGGAGTGCTATAAAGTGGAAATATGCTATTTTAGGTGTAATGTTAATCCTAGGCATATTCGGTTTTGCTGTCTTTCACACTCACACTACTAACGTTAATATAAACGAAATAGTACCCTCCACCAGCGAAGTAGTAGTAGGAGAACAGCAACTAACGAATTTTCTTAACTACAGCGTAGACTACATCATAATAAAAGGCAATCCTAATTCTTCTTATTCTCAAATATACAACTTGTCTAAGTTTATAATAGATAATAATGGGCTCGTTTATGGACCGGCATCAATAGGTTCAACTTTAATAAAAAATGAGACATACCTAACAAATGCTTATTATTCACACAACTACACCCTTATAGAAGCTTATATACCTTATCCGGTTTTCAGCAAAGGCGCTATCCAGCTGACTAAGCAGTTAATAGATATGGGCTACCTAGTAGGAGGGAGTAATGCACAAAGGATTTACATAGTTGATAATACCGTAAGCGTGTACTACAGCTTTGTCCTACCACTTACCATTGTCCTTATTACAATTTACTTGGGGATAGTGCTAGGTTCAGTAGTAGTACCTTTAAGGCTCTCGTTAACCTTGTTACTTAGTTCCCTAGTTGGGATAGCATTCATGTTTATAATATTCACTCAGGTGTACTGGTTATCTCCTCTAATCGTGTTCGCAATAATGTATAGCTTAGGTATTGATTATGATATGTTTATAATTATAAGAATCTTAGAAGAGAACGGAGAAGAAGAAGAGAGGATAGTGAAAGCTGTAAAAAACACTGGGCTTGTAGTTACCGCTGCAGGGCTAATACTAGCAGGTGCTTTTATGTCACTTGGGTCGGCTGATATGAGGTTCCTTCAAGAGATAGGGATATCCGTAGGACTGACAATCTTATTTGACACGTTTATCGTCAGGCCTATATTTGTCCCTGCAATAATGGCAGTATTGAAGAAGTATAACTGGTGGCCCAGAATTAGAGTAGTTGAAAAGTCAATCGTAGATGAGAGTAAAAAGTAA